In the genome of Hymenobacter cellulosivorans, one region contains:
- a CDS encoding efflux RND transporter permease subunit, which produces MFSRFLRRPVFAIVISVVIMFLGMLAIKTLPTSQFPEISPPMVMVSTAYPGASAKVLTESVLIPLEQAINGVPGMKYMTSDAVSAGEANIQIVFNLGTDPEQAVVNVNTRIAQILNRLPVLVQREGVVVNRVVPNMLMYVNLYSKDKNTDMRYLFNFAGVNMLPEIQRIDGIGRASILGSRQYAMRVWLKPDRMRAYNLSVDDVMEALNDQSVIGSPGRIGRSDGKEASALEYVLTYKGRFNDVEEYKNVIIKANANGETLRLKDVANVELGSEFYDIYSNLDGYPSAAIMLKQTYGSNASDVIKSVKEKLKELKKTMPPGMDYKISYDVSNFLDASTENVVHTLRDAFILVAIVVFLFLGDWRSTLIPIIAVPVSLVGAFIAMQAFGMTINMITLFALVLAIGIVVDDAIVVVEAVHAKMEEKHLSPYGAVREVVGEISGAIIAITILMTAVFVPVAFMSGPVGIFYRQFSITMASSIVISGIVALTLTPVLCAMILKNTHGQPRKKTPINRFIDWFNRGFERLTGRYTNFLEKVVDRRILTFAILIAFGLGIFGISSTLPSGFIPAEDQGMLYAIIQTPPGSTLERTNALSQQLSKLAEKVPGIESVSSLAGYEVLTEGRGSNAGTLLISLKPWSEREESVHDIVENLEKKAKEIPGATIEFFEPPAVPGYGAAGGFQLQLLDKTSTGDYKALEKVNEDFMAELKKRKELAGLFTFFSANYPQYELQIDNQLAMQKGVSIGNAMNTLSIMVGSTYELGFIKYQRFFKVFVQASPEYRRLPKDILDMWVKNDKGEMVPFSAFMKIVKGQGANEINRYNMYPTASIRGDAAPGFSSGEAIKAVQEVAKKTLPRGYDIDWGGLSKDEVSRGNEAIYIFLIVLGFVYLVLAAQYESFLLPLAVILSLPAGIFGSFLLIKTLGLANNIYAQVGLVMLVGLLGKNAVLIVEFAVQKHEEGMTVRDAAIEGAKVRFRPILMTSFAFIAGLIPLVLAHGAGAIGNRTIGTSALGGMLFGTVFGVIIVPGLYYIFGTLASGRKLIGDENEHPLSEFEPHVLVEEVESHA; this is translated from the coding sequence ATGTTTAGTAGATTCCTTCGCCGACCCGTGTTTGCCATCGTTATATCGGTGGTAATCATGTTCCTGGGTATGCTGGCCATCAAGACCCTGCCCACGTCCCAATTTCCGGAGATTTCGCCGCCCATGGTGATGGTGAGCACGGCGTATCCGGGTGCCAGTGCCAAGGTGCTGACCGAATCGGTGCTCATTCCGCTAGAGCAGGCCATCAACGGCGTGCCGGGCATGAAGTACATGACTTCCGACGCCGTTTCGGCTGGCGAGGCCAACATCCAGATTGTCTTCAACCTGGGTACCGACCCCGAGCAGGCGGTAGTAAACGTAAATACCCGTATTGCCCAGATTCTGAACCGCCTGCCGGTACTGGTGCAGCGCGAAGGCGTGGTGGTAAACCGCGTGGTGCCCAACATGCTGATGTATGTGAACCTCTACAGTAAAGACAAGAATACCGACATGCGGTACCTCTTCAACTTTGCCGGGGTCAACATGCTGCCCGAAATTCAGCGCATCGACGGTATTGGCCGGGCTAGCATCCTGGGTTCCCGGCAGTACGCCATGCGGGTGTGGCTCAAGCCCGACCGGATGCGGGCCTATAACCTGTCCGTCGACGATGTCATGGAGGCCCTCAACGACCAGAGCGTGATTGGCTCTCCGGGCCGGATCGGCCGAAGTGACGGTAAGGAAGCCTCGGCTTTGGAATACGTGCTGACCTACAAGGGCCGCTTCAATGACGTGGAGGAGTATAAAAATGTCATTATCAAGGCCAACGCCAACGGCGAAACGCTACGCCTCAAGGACGTGGCCAACGTGGAGCTGGGCTCGGAATTCTACGACATCTACTCCAACCTCGACGGCTACCCTTCGGCGGCCATTATGCTGAAGCAAACCTACGGCTCCAACGCCTCCGACGTCATCAAAAGCGTGAAGGAGAAGCTGAAGGAGCTCAAGAAAACCATGCCGCCCGGCATGGACTACAAGATCAGCTACGACGTGTCGAACTTCCTCGACGCCTCCACCGAAAACGTCGTTCACACCCTGCGCGACGCCTTTATCCTGGTGGCCATTGTGGTGTTCCTGTTCCTGGGCGACTGGCGCTCCACGCTTATCCCGATTATTGCCGTGCCCGTGTCGTTGGTGGGTGCCTTCATTGCCATGCAGGCCTTCGGGATGACCATCAACATGATTACGCTCTTCGCCCTGGTGCTGGCCATCGGTATCGTGGTCGACGACGCCATTGTGGTCGTGGAAGCGGTACACGCCAAGATGGAGGAAAAGCACCTGTCACCGTATGGTGCGGTGCGCGAAGTGGTAGGTGAAATCAGCGGGGCCATCATTGCCATTACCATCCTGATGACGGCTGTGTTCGTACCGGTGGCCTTCATGAGCGGCCCGGTGGGCATTTTCTACCGGCAGTTCTCGATTACGATGGCCTCGTCCATCGTCATTTCCGGCATCGTGGCTCTGACGCTGACGCCGGTGCTCTGCGCCATGATTCTGAAGAACACCCACGGCCAGCCCCGCAAGAAAACGCCCATCAACCGCTTTATCGACTGGTTTAACCGTGGCTTTGAGCGCCTGACCGGCCGCTACACCAACTTCCTGGAAAAGGTAGTAGACCGCCGCATACTTACTTTCGCCATCCTGATTGCCTTCGGCCTGGGCATCTTCGGCATCTCGTCCACGCTGCCCTCGGGCTTTATTCCGGCCGAAGACCAGGGCATGCTCTACGCCATCATCCAGACTCCGCCCGGCTCGACGCTGGAACGCACCAACGCGTTGTCGCAGCAGCTCTCCAAGCTGGCCGAAAAAGTGCCCGGCATCGAAAGCGTGTCGTCGCTGGCGGGCTACGAGGTACTGACCGAGGGCCGTGGCTCCAACGCCGGCACCCTGCTGATTAGCCTCAAGCCATGGTCGGAGCGGGAGGAATCCGTGCACGATATCGTGGAGAATCTGGAGAAAAAAGCCAAGGAAATTCCCGGCGCGACCATCGAGTTCTTCGAGCCGCCGGCAGTACCGGGCTACGGCGCGGCGGGTGGTTTCCAGCTCCAGTTGCTCGACAAAACCAGCACCGGCGACTACAAGGCGCTGGAAAAAGTGAACGAAGACTTCATGGCCGAGCTCAAAAAGCGCAAGGAACTGGCCGGGCTGTTTACCTTCTTCTCGGCCAACTATCCGCAGTACGAGCTGCAGATCGACAACCAGCTGGCCATGCAGAAGGGCGTGAGCATCGGCAACGCCATGAATACATTGAGCATTATGGTGGGCTCGACCTACGAGCTGGGCTTTATCAAGTACCAGCGCTTCTTCAAGGTGTTCGTGCAGGCCTCGCCCGAGTACCGCCGCCTGCCCAAGGACATCCTGGACATGTGGGTGAAGAATGACAAGGGCGAAATGGTGCCGTTTTCGGCCTTCATGAAGATTGTGAAGGGCCAGGGCGCCAACGAAATCAACCGCTACAACATGTACCCCACGGCCTCCATCCGCGGCGACGCAGCCCCGGGCTTCAGCTCGGGTGAGGCCATCAAGGCCGTGCAGGAAGTAGCCAAGAAAACCCTGCCCCGCGGCTACGACATCGACTGGGGCGGCTTGTCGAAAGACGAGGTGAGCCGCGGCAACGAGGCCATCTACATCTTTCTGATTGTACTCGGCTTCGTGTATCTGGTACTGGCTGCTCAGTACGAAAGCTTCCTGCTGCCGCTGGCCGTTATTCTGTCGTTGCCGGCCGGTATTTTCGGCTCCTTCCTACTAATCAAAACCCTGGGCCTGGCCAACAACATCTATGCCCAGGTGGGTTTGGTCATGCTCGTGGGTCTGCTGGGTAAAAACGCGGTGCTTATCGTGGAATTCGCGGTGCAGAAGCACGAGGAGGGCATGACGGTGCGCGACGCGGCTATTGAAGGTGCCAAAGTGCGTTTCCGCCCGATTTTAATGACCTCGTTTGCCTTCATTGCCGGTTTGATTCCGCTGGTGCTGGCCCACGGCGCGGGCGCCATCGGCAACCGCACCATCGGCACCTCGGCCCTGGGTGGCATGCTGTTCGGCACCGTGTTCGGCGTCATCATCGTGCCCGGCCTATACTACATCTTCGGCACCTTGGCCTCCGGCCGCAAGCTCATTGGGGATGAGAATGAACACCCCTTATCCGAATTCGAGCCCCACGTTTTAGTTGAAGAAGTTGAGTCCCATGCTTAA
- a CDS encoding outer membrane beta-barrel protein, whose amino-acid sequence MAGLVPHALSAQTPGEVSGTLLDQATHQPLPFANVVLLQLPDSALVAHAQTTENGRFALASIPLGHYLVRTQALGYQPARRLVALTAAAPAARLGEWLAAPVPVQLGQVVVQGEQAALVDDLDKKVIHVSKDLSSTGGTAADVLQKVPSVAVDENGQVSLRGNAGVTLYLDGQPAPSSLRLDQLPASRLETIEVITNPGARYSAQGAGGIINLVQKKQAKAGWNGEAMTTVGTYNKYNASLSLGRRVGKVNVYGNLNGLNNEFRGSAGLRQVATAEGRTTGTDQTGRTTRHQANEALRLGLDYSLSSEQRLSLTAELYKNDLRQTSDFVTQLTRGAAPSLILRNQNLETDDLYTARLASNYRRTWATHPGRELTASATYTLDGGTVTTEQRVLDGPVSYPRQARRQLLDVTIQMPSAQVDYVHPLDDKRRWGAGLKTDLMVTPGTADYSVQPTDGAEFVHQAADSYRYHYRQVLPQAYGTYQQKSSSWDYQVGLRAEFTGLRARVQPAGSTSQEIFNLFPSATIARTLPHDQRLQLSYARRLNRPNFLQIIALPIYSDARNYVVGNPSLRPEYVHVAELGHQAAWQATTLSTTLFGRFASQSIQSLRTLDTLATRRSGQPDFIARTSYQNLGRTASYGLELSLTHSVTAWWKLLVNGSFYRNQVTSYAAAGTRANFTGTAYLLNTLSPAKTLTVQLSSNYRAPLVVPQGRLRALYGLDVALRQRLLHDRAAVTLRVSDLFNTRRQYTQLEAAGLTADLQTKYETRVGYVGFTWFVGTNKPASTIDHQPKGDPGGFGG is encoded by the coding sequence GTGGCAGGTTTAGTGCCCCACGCCCTGTCGGCCCAAACGCCGGGGGAAGTGTCGGGCACGCTGCTGGACCAAGCCACGCACCAGCCCCTACCCTTTGCCAACGTAGTGCTGCTCCAACTGCCGGACTCGGCCCTGGTAGCTCACGCCCAAACCACCGAAAATGGCCGCTTTGCCCTGGCCAGCATTCCGCTGGGCCATTACCTAGTGCGAACTCAGGCGCTGGGCTACCAGCCCGCCCGCCGGCTGGTCGCGCTAACCGCCGCCGCGCCGGCGGCCCGGCTGGGCGAGTGGCTGGCGGCTCCGGTGCCCGTACAGTTGGGCCAAGTGGTGGTGCAAGGCGAACAAGCAGCCCTGGTTGATGACCTGGATAAAAAGGTAATCCACGTGAGCAAGGACCTCAGCAGTACAGGCGGCACGGCGGCCGATGTGCTGCAAAAAGTACCCTCCGTGGCCGTAGACGAAAATGGGCAGGTAAGCCTGCGGGGCAATGCGGGCGTGACGCTCTACCTCGACGGTCAGCCTGCGCCCAGCAGCCTGCGCCTGGACCAACTGCCCGCCAGCCGCCTCGAAACTATCGAGGTCATCACCAATCCGGGAGCTCGGTACTCGGCTCAGGGTGCGGGCGGCATCATCAATCTGGTGCAGAAAAAGCAGGCCAAGGCCGGCTGGAACGGCGAAGCTATGACTACCGTGGGCACCTATAATAAGTACAACGCCTCGCTCAGCCTGGGTCGCCGGGTAGGCAAGGTCAACGTGTATGGCAACCTGAACGGGCTGAATAATGAGTTTCGCGGTAGTGCCGGCCTGCGGCAGGTGGCTACGGCTGAGGGCCGCACTACCGGCACCGACCAAACCGGCCGCACCACCCGCCACCAAGCCAACGAAGCCTTGCGCCTGGGCCTGGACTACAGCCTGAGTTCCGAGCAGCGCCTGTCCCTGACCGCAGAACTCTATAAGAACGACCTGCGCCAGACCAGCGACTTCGTAACCCAGCTCACGCGCGGCGCGGCGCCTTCCCTCATCCTGCGCAATCAGAATCTGGAAACGGACGACCTCTACACGGCCCGCCTTGCCAGTAACTACCGACGCACCTGGGCTACCCACCCCGGCCGCGAGCTAACGGCCAGTGCGACCTATACCCTCGACGGGGGCACCGTAACTACCGAGCAGCGCGTGCTGGACGGGCCCGTCAGCTACCCACGGCAGGCCCGCCGCCAGCTACTGGACGTGACCATCCAAATGCCCTCGGCGCAGGTAGATTACGTGCATCCCCTCGACGACAAGCGCCGCTGGGGAGCCGGCCTGAAAACCGACCTCATGGTCACGCCCGGCACGGCCGACTACTCGGTGCAGCCAACCGACGGAGCCGAATTCGTGCACCAGGCCGCCGACTCTTACCGTTATCATTACCGGCAGGTACTTCCCCAGGCCTACGGTACCTATCAACAGAAAAGCAGCTCTTGGGACTACCAGGTGGGGTTGCGGGCCGAGTTTACCGGACTGCGGGCCCGCGTCCAGCCCGCCGGCTCAACCAGCCAAGAAATTTTCAATCTGTTTCCATCGGCCACTATAGCCCGCACGCTGCCCCACGACCAGCGCCTACAGCTTAGCTACGCGCGTCGCCTGAACCGACCCAATTTCCTGCAAATCATTGCCCTGCCTATCTACTCCGATGCGCGTAACTATGTGGTAGGCAACCCCAGCCTGCGCCCCGAGTACGTGCATGTAGCCGAGCTAGGTCATCAGGCAGCCTGGCAAGCTACCACCCTGAGCACGACCTTGTTCGGGCGCTTTGCCAGCCAGTCCATCCAAAGTTTGCGCACCCTGGATACGCTGGCAACCCGACGTAGCGGTCAGCCCGACTTTATTGCCCGCACCAGCTACCAGAACTTGGGACGTACGGCTAGCTACGGGCTGGAACTCTCCCTGACGCACTCTGTAACGGCGTGGTGGAAGCTGCTGGTCAACGGTTCCTTCTACCGCAATCAAGTAACCAGCTACGCTGCGGCGGGTACCCGCGCCAATTTTACGGGCACGGCGTATCTGCTCAACACGTTGAGCCCAGCCAAAACACTGACCGTGCAACTCAGCAGTAACTATCGCGCCCCGCTGGTAGTACCCCAGGGCCGCCTGCGGGCCTTGTACGGGCTGGACGTGGCCCTGCGCCAGCGCCTGCTCCACGACCGGGCCGCCGTCACCCTGCGAGTCAGTGACCTGTTCAATACCCGCCGCCAATACACCCAGCTGGAAGCAGCCGGGCTCACCGCCGATTTACAAACCAAATACGAAACGCGGGTGGGCTACGTCGGCTTTACCTGGTTTGTGGGTACCAACAAGCCCGCCAGCACCATCGACCACCAGCCAAAGGGCGACCCAGGTGGGTTCGGAGGCTAG
- a CDS encoding TolC family protein, whose product MLKRRIYQGLSAAVLALAVGACKTPTLVQKNENRTVPASFTGSPTDSTNVTRVPWREFFTDPNLVALIDTALERNQELNITLQEIDIARQEVRARKGEYLPTVGLGAAAGVEKAARYTLPGATEENVDIKPERRTPDPLTDFQVGAYASWEVDIWHKLRNAKKAAAARYLASVEGKNFTVTNLIAEIATSYYELLALDNQLAIIQQNLQIQGNALKGVRLQKDAARVTELAVRRFEAQVHNTQAKQFLIQQRIVETENRINFLAGRYPQPIVRNDATFNELVPKAVQAGIPAQLLQNRPDVRQAEQNLVAAKLDVQVARANFYPSLRITGAVGSAAFQPGLLATLPESVLLSVAGDIAAPLINKNGIKALYYSANARQTQAVYNYERTVLNAYIEVANQLANINNLEKTYGEKAKEVQALDESSTISNSLFRSARADYTEVLFTQRDALESKFDLVETKMQQLNATVNVYRALGGGWK is encoded by the coding sequence ATGCTTAAAAGACGCATTTATCAAGGCCTAAGCGCGGCCGTCCTGGCGTTAGCAGTTGGAGCTTGCAAAACGCCGACCCTGGTGCAGAAAAACGAAAACCGCACCGTGCCGGCCAGCTTCACCGGCAGCCCTACCGACTCGACCAACGTGACCCGGGTACCCTGGCGGGAGTTCTTCACCGACCCCAACCTGGTGGCCCTCATTGACACGGCCCTAGAGCGCAACCAGGAGCTAAACATCACGCTCCAGGAAATCGACATTGCCCGCCAGGAAGTCCGGGCCCGCAAGGGCGAATACCTGCCCACGGTGGGCCTGGGCGCGGCGGCCGGCGTGGAAAAAGCCGCCCGCTACACCCTGCCCGGCGCCACTGAGGAAAACGTGGACATCAAGCCTGAGCGCCGCACCCCCGACCCGCTGACCGACTTCCAGGTGGGGGCCTACGCCAGCTGGGAAGTGGACATCTGGCACAAGCTGCGCAACGCCAAAAAGGCTGCCGCCGCCCGTTACCTGGCCTCGGTGGAAGGTAAAAACTTCACGGTGACCAACCTGATTGCCGAAATTGCCACTTCCTACTACGAGTTGCTGGCCCTCGACAACCAGCTGGCCATCATCCAGCAGAACCTGCAGATTCAGGGCAACGCGCTAAAGGGCGTGCGCCTGCAAAAGGACGCGGCCCGCGTGACGGAGCTGGCCGTGCGCCGCTTCGAGGCCCAAGTGCACAACACCCAGGCCAAGCAGTTCCTGATTCAGCAGCGCATCGTGGAAACGGAAAACCGGATCAACTTCCTGGCCGGCCGCTACCCCCAGCCGATTGTGCGCAACGACGCCACGTTCAACGAGCTGGTGCCCAAAGCTGTGCAAGCCGGCATCCCTGCTCAGCTGCTGCAAAACCGCCCCGACGTGCGCCAGGCCGAGCAAAACCTGGTGGCGGCCAAGCTGGATGTGCAGGTGGCCCGGGCCAATTTTTACCCTTCGCTGCGCATTACCGGCGCGGTGGGTTCGGCCGCTTTCCAGCCCGGTTTGCTGGCTACCTTGCCCGAGTCGGTGCTGCTGTCGGTAGCCGGGGATATTGCCGCCCCGCTGATCAACAAGAACGGCATTAAGGCCTTGTACTACAGCGCCAACGCCCGCCAGACCCAGGCCGTGTACAACTACGAACGGACGGTGCTCAACGCCTACATCGAGGTGGCTAACCAGTTGGCCAACATCAATAACCTGGAAAAAACTTACGGCGAGAAAGCCAAAGAAGTACAGGCCCTGGACGAGTCGAGCACGATTTCCAACAGCCTGTTCCGCTCGGCCCGCGCCGACTACACCGAGGTGCTCTTCACCCAGCGCGACGCCCTTGAATCGAAGTTCGACCTGGTCGAAACCAAGATGCAGCAGCTCAACGCCACGGTAAACGTGTACCGGGCCCTGGGCGGCGGCTGGAAATAA
- a CDS encoding efflux RND transporter periplasmic adaptor subunit yields the protein MKRMFMLSLMSWSVLWYTTSCSKEKEEKEEKVKFLVTSPLQKDTTITKDYVAQIHSIQHIELRALEKGYLQKIFVDEGQQVKQGQVMFQIMPLLYQAELKKAEAEAKFVNIEYQNTKKLADGNIVSPNELALSQAKLEKAKAEVALAQTHLGFTTIKAPFSGIMDHFQARLGSLVDEGDLLTTLSDNSKMWVYYNVPEAEYLAYKAHVQADAKPQVKLRMADNEVFEFPGVVQTIEADFNNETGNIAFRATFPNPKGLLRNGETGSVLMTVPLKNALIVPQKATFEVLEKKFLYVVDNKNVVHQREVTVASEMPDLYIISGGLKAGDKIMLEGIRKVKDGDKISFEYQEPKSVISHLKVYSE from the coding sequence ATGAAAAGAATGTTCATGCTCAGCCTGATGAGCTGGAGCGTTTTGTGGTACACCACGAGCTGCTCGAAAGAAAAAGAGGAGAAGGAAGAAAAAGTCAAATTCCTGGTCACCAGTCCGCTGCAGAAGGACACGACCATCACCAAGGACTACGTCGCGCAGATTCATTCCATTCAGCACATCGAGCTGCGGGCCCTGGAAAAAGGCTACCTGCAGAAGATTTTCGTGGATGAGGGCCAGCAGGTGAAACAAGGGCAGGTGATGTTTCAGATCATGCCACTGCTCTACCAGGCCGAGCTGAAAAAGGCCGAGGCCGAAGCCAAGTTCGTGAACATTGAGTACCAGAACACCAAGAAGCTGGCCGACGGCAACATTGTGTCGCCCAATGAATTGGCGCTGTCGCAGGCCAAGCTGGAAAAGGCCAAGGCCGAAGTAGCCCTGGCTCAGACGCACCTGGGATTCACCACCATCAAGGCACCCTTCAGCGGCATCATGGACCACTTCCAGGCCCGGCTGGGCAGCTTGGTCGACGAGGGTGATTTGCTCACGACCCTGTCGGATAACAGCAAGATGTGGGTGTACTACAACGTCCCCGAGGCTGAGTATCTGGCCTATAAGGCCCACGTGCAGGCCGATGCCAAGCCCCAGGTAAAGCTGCGCATGGCCGACAACGAGGTGTTCGAGTTTCCCGGCGTAGTGCAAACCATTGAAGCCGACTTCAACAACGAAACCGGCAACATTGCCTTCCGGGCTACTTTCCCCAACCCCAAAGGCCTGCTGCGTAATGGCGAAACCGGCTCGGTGCTCATGACCGTGCCGCTGAAAAACGCCCTGATTGTGCCCCAGAAAGCCACCTTCGAGGTGCTGGAGAAGAAATTCCTGTACGTCGTCGACAACAAGAACGTGGTGCACCAGCGCGAAGTCACGGTAGCCTCCGAAATGCCCGACCTCTACATCATCTCCGGGGGCCTGAAAGCGGGCGACAAAATCATGCTCGAAGGCATCCGCAAAGTGAAAGACGGCGACAAAATCAGCTTCGAGTACCAAGAGCCCAAGTCGGTCATTTCCCACCTGAAAGTGTACTCTGAATAG
- a CDS encoding RNA polymerase sigma factor, which yields MSNQPTSSVTDQQLVAQVLGGNSAAFGHIVQRTEGLVTQMVFKMIRHPADRPDIAQEVYLKAFKNLAGFKFQAKLSTWIGQITYNTCLHYLEKKHLVLLDPTEPAPDSTGEEGRRAPPPPVTDQDPETALFDQDLADILSAAVEHLPPLYRTLIALYHQQELSYEEIAQITSLPDGTVKNYLFRARKQLKQHLLARYHRHDL from the coding sequence ATGAGCAACCAGCCCACCTCTTCCGTAACCGATCAGCAGCTTGTCGCGCAGGTGCTGGGGGGCAACTCCGCGGCTTTTGGGCATATCGTGCAGCGCACGGAAGGGCTGGTTACGCAGATGGTATTTAAGATGATCCGGCACCCGGCCGACCGTCCTGATATTGCCCAGGAGGTATACCTGAAGGCCTTTAAGAACCTGGCCGGGTTTAAGTTTCAGGCCAAGCTCTCCACCTGGATTGGCCAGATCACCTACAACACCTGCCTGCACTACCTGGAAAAAAAGCACCTGGTGCTGCTGGACCCCACCGAGCCCGCCCCGGATAGCACGGGGGAGGAAGGGCGCCGGGCCCCGCCCCCACCGGTAACGGACCAGGACCCCGAAACGGCCCTTTTCGACCAGGACCTGGCCGATATTCTGAGCGCCGCCGTTGAGCACCTGCCCCCGCTCTACCGCACCCTGATTGCCCTCTACCATCAGCAGGAGCTGAGCTATGAGGAAATTGCCCAGATAACCTCCCTGCCGGACGGCACGGTGAAAAACTACCTTTTCCGGGCGCGCAAGCAGCTCAAGCAGCACCTGCTGGCCCGCTACCACCGCCACGACTTATGA